The genomic region AACCCCGCAAAGAAGTTGCCAACCGCGATTATGGCCTGAAGCCACTTGAAGCCATCTGATGTTAAAGGAGTGTGATCCTAGCGATGTTCCAATTCCTTTGTAATATAATTTCAACACCGCAACTTTATCATCTGTATCTGTTTATACATCAATCTTTAACATAATTTATTTTAACTTTATACTCCAATCCCGCACTTGCAACTTGTTTTTTCCATTCAACTAATTTCATTAAAAATATCAAAGATTCAATCTCACTCAATTTGTTTATCTTATTTTTTCTATCCATTATTAGCCATAAACAAACCCCTTTAGGCTTAATAGGTCTAGAATTAATAATTATTTTAGTTTCCTTATCTTTTAACATATTAACAGTACTCAGACACTGGTCAATTACATATCCAAGTTTTTGTGGGGTTCCAATTTTTACAAAGTATAATATATTATCCTTATATAAATCCATTTTTTCAATATTGTATTTTTTTCTTATTTGTTCAAAATCCCTATCAAAATTCTCATATCCTTTATTTTTCTGGACAGTATTAAAATACTTTTCTTTATACATATTTTTTTCATCAAGTCCATTTTCTACTATATAAGATTTATAATCTGTAATTGATAAATCATCGTCTTCTAAATATTCATGGGGAATTTTATCTGCTTCTGCCTCTAAATAATCTATATAAGAACGGTTAAACTGATACCACTTTCCATCTAATAGGCAGTATTTCTCATCATCCACATAATCTAAAAAATATTTTATGTTATTGCTATAACCTTTATCATTTTCATTCTTAGCGCAAACATAGATGTTATCTAATTCTTGATATAAATCAATATTATTCTGTCTAATAAATGCTCTAAAGTCTTTCATATTTAATTCTTTAACTTCATAACTAGTTTTCCTTTTATTACCTTTTAAAAAGAAAGTATATTGATTTTTATCTGTAAAAACAAAATCCACACCAAATATAGATACTTCATCCATTTGTATATTTGAATTATCATCGAGTATTCGAGAAACTAGTTTCATATTTAATTGATAAATTTTTTCTTCGTTCTTAACTACTTCTACTCTTGGTAAACTAAATTTAGGTGGTTCTTTCAGCACTTCTTCAATATCATTTATAAAAACAGTCAAGTCTTCTGCAGTAGTGTTGCATAAAATTTTTTAAAATTTGTCAAGCTGGGAATTAATTCGATTTAACACAAAATAGGA from Carboxydocella sporoproducens DSM 16521 harbors:
- a CDS encoding DUF6119 family protein, encoding MLCNTTAEDLTVFINDIEEVLKEPPKFSLPRVEVVKNEEKIYQLNMKLVSRILDDNSNIQMDEVSIFGVDFVFTDKNQYTFFLKGNKRKTSYEVKELNMKDFRAFIRQNNIDLYQELDNIYVCAKNENDKGYSNNIKYFLDYVDDEKYCLLDGKWYQFNRSYIDYLEAEADKIPHEYLEDDDLSITDYKSYIVENGLDEKNMYKEKYFNTVQKNKGYENFDRDFEQIRKKYNIEKMDLYKDNILYFVKIGTPQKLGYVIDQCLSTVNMLKDKETKIIINSRPIKPKGVCLWLIMDRKNKINKLSEIESLIFLMKLVEWKKQVASAGLEYKVKINYVKD